Proteins encoded together in one Mycoplasma miroungirhinis window:
- a CDS encoding MGA_1079 family surface serine endopeptidase, whose amino-acid sequence MSFELQSEEYINKESFKYNVIFEWIEDKGIKINITTQDSSYKIIIDEPETQKFNENTIFDKNRALIILPAAVKTTIEYTNNKQNENFNIESNKFDYNDVFYNTYNQPILFSNDTNFLKDKSVYYPNQNVTYKLHDGYKMNVDTLRWIKQKDWDLAKHTWLRALYYLAEGNQEAGSTSIIGKVNNNPNDHKYYIITNRHVDGEHDFQRWEQLSGANFLTDKKRRDLTFAPKYLNTDVNRHINHTNAAINNANKVKNKVIGTTIWSGVDQISENEGVKPKEEDLNIFIADFNEDYKEAQSFGGMNRIWKYQNLIKLPNAKLNVGPKQSIISVPYTREVATLGWPNNKMSGAINRRPSVEDGTIIQIHTQPNYSQVFAGKIGSGTGMYVDDDTYIATWKEGFNGPASQGPRYVNRDYNYFGINFDGQNPFDIKNTHSFASQIIRANLMNPNEYDLPWFFETIKEKHE is encoded by the coding sequence ATGTCATTTGAACTTCAAAGTGAAGAATACATAAATAAAGAATCATTTAAATACAATGTTATTTTTGAATGAATTGAAGATAAGGGAATTAAGATTAACATTACTACTCAAGATAGCAGTTACAAAATCATAATTGATGAACCCGAAACTCAAAAATTTAATGAAAATACTATATTTGATAAAAATAGAGCTTTAATTATTCTTCCTGCAGCTGTTAAAACCACAATTGAATATACAAATAATAAACAAAATGAAAACTTTAATATTGAATCAAATAAATTCGATTATAATGATGTATTTTACAATACATACAACCAACCAATTTTATTTAGTAATGACACTAACTTTTTAAAAGATAAATCAGTATATTATCCAAATCAAAATGTCACTTATAAACTTCATGATGGATATAAAATGAATGTAGATACTTTACGTTGAATTAAGCAAAAAGATTGAGATCTTGCTAAACATACATGATTAAGAGCATTATATTATTTAGCTGAAGGTAATCAAGAAGCTGGTTCAACTTCAATTATTGGTAAAGTTAATAATAATCCAAACGATCATAAATATTATATTATTACCAATCGCCACGTAGATGGTGAACATGATTTTCAAAGATGAGAACAACTTTCAGGTGCAAACTTTTTAACAGATAAAAAACGTCGTGATCTTACATTTGCACCTAAATACTTAAATACTGATGTTAATAGACATATAAATCACACTAATGCTGCGATAAATAATGCAAATAAAGTTAAAAATAAAGTTATAGGTACAACAATTTGATCTGGAGTAGATCAAATTAGTGAAAATGAAGGAGTTAAACCAAAAGAAGAAGATTTAAATATCTTTATCGCAGATTTTAATGAAGATTATAAAGAAGCACAATCTTTTGGTGGTATGAATAGAATTTGAAAATATCAAAATTTAATTAAATTGCCTAATGCAAAATTAAATGTTGGACCAAAACAAAGTATTATTTCTGTTCCATATACTCGTGAAGTAGCAACATTAGGTTGACCTAATAATAAAATGTCAGGAGCTATTAATCGTCGTCCAAGTGTAGAAGATGGTACTATTATTCAAATTCATACACAACCTAATTATTCTCAAGTTTTTGCTGGTAAAATTGGTTCAGGAACAGGAATGTATGTAGATGATGATACTTATATTGCAACTTGAAAAGAAGGATTTAATGGACCTGCAAGTCAAGGACCTAGATATGTAAATAGAGATTATAATTATTTTGGTATAAATTTTGATGGTCAAAACCCATTTGATATAAAAAATACTCATTCATTTGCTTCACAAATTATAAGAGCTAATTTAATGAATCCAAACGAATATGATTTACCTTGATTTTTTGAAACCATAAAAGAAAAACACGAATAA
- a CDS encoding carboxymuconolactone decarboxylase family protein: MHGFHNKEKKQKYFSQLKAIKGDYLEAHDNFSKTIFRDDILSTKQKELIACAVATSKRCIWCLEAHLPKAKKAGATKEEIVEAVMVSAIFDGGPSIATIMLDIMPLLEELYK, encoded by the coding sequence ATGCACGGTTTTCATAATAAAGAAAAAAAGCAAAAATATTTTTCACAACTTAAAGCAATTAAAGGTGATTATTTAGAAGCTCATGATAATTTTTCTAAAACTATTTTTAGAGATGATATTTTATCTACTAAACAAAAAGAACTAATCGCTTGTGCAGTTGCAACATCAAAAAGATGTATATGATGTTTAGAAGCACATTTACCCAAAGCAAAAAAAGCAGGAGCAACTAAAGAAGAAATAGTAGAAGCAGTAATGGTAAGTGCTATTTTTGATGGTGGGCCAAGTATTGCTACTATAATGTTAGATATAATGCCTTTATTAGAAGAATTATACAAATAG
- the proS gene encoding proline--tRNA ligase, which translates to MAKKLEKITPLEEDFSKWYLDVIKNGDLISYGKARGTIIFKPLSYGIWENIQKNLDTEFKKQGVKNVYFPLLIPDSLIQKEKDHLKGFNPELATVTEVGGRELSEKYYIRPTSEVLFSTYFKDNVESYNDLPLIYNQWANVIRWEKTTNPFLRTTEFLWQEGHTVHADALEARKLTKTMLRIYANFLKKYLSLPVIQGKKTPREKFSGACSTYTIEAMMKDGRALQAGTSHYLAQNFTKVFDITFKNKENKREYAYGTSWGVTTRLIGALIMAHGDDRGIIIPPKVAPVQIDILEIFGHKNPEVKEFALQVKKYLSKFFRVELDSTDKNPGFKASNSEIHGTPLRIEIGAKEAQTKEITLIRRDTLEKQTIKFDKSIKLTINKLFNDIHKNLYDQAQKRMLDNIVTTNDYQEFKQKIAEGKWVIIPFCGDEAAEEFIQQETGATARCIPFKDPIKINKKSSCVIDGTETKRNVIFAKSY; encoded by the coding sequence ATGGCCAAAAAATTAGAAAAAATTACTCCATTAGAAGAGGATTTTTCCAAATGATATTTAGATGTAATTAAAAATGGAGATTTAATTAGTTATGGTAAAGCTAGAGGAACTATTATTTTTAAACCTTTATCTTATGGTATTTGAGAAAATATTCAAAAGAATTTAGATACTGAATTTAAAAAACAAGGTGTTAAAAATGTTTATTTCCCGCTTCTAATTCCTGATTCTTTAATTCAAAAAGAAAAAGATCATTTAAAAGGTTTTAATCCAGAATTAGCTACTGTTACAGAGGTAGGCGGTAGAGAACTGAGTGAAAAATACTATATTCGTCCAACAAGTGAAGTTTTATTTTCTACTTATTTTAAAGATAATGTAGAAAGTTATAATGATTTACCCTTAATTTATAACCAATGAGCAAATGTTATTAGATGAGAAAAAACTACTAATCCATTTTTAAGAACTACTGAATTTTTATGACAAGAAGGACATACAGTTCATGCAGATGCTTTAGAAGCTCGTAAATTAACTAAAACAATGTTAAGAATATATGCTAATTTCCTAAAAAAATATTTATCTTTACCAGTCATTCAAGGTAAAAAAACCCCAAGAGAAAAATTTTCTGGTGCTTGTTCTACTTATACTATCGAAGCCATGATGAAAGATGGTCGTGCTTTACAAGCTGGAACGAGTCATTATTTAGCTCAAAATTTTACAAAAGTCTTTGATATTACCTTTAAAAATAAAGAAAATAAACGTGAATATGCTTATGGGACAAGTTGAGGTGTAACTACAAGATTAATAGGTGCATTGATAATGGCACATGGTGATGATAGAGGTATTATAATTCCACCCAAAGTTGCTCCAGTACAAATTGATATATTAGAAATTTTTGGACATAAAAATCCAGAAGTAAAAGAATTTGCTTTACAAGTTAAAAAATATTTATCTAAATTTTTTAGAGTGGAATTAGATTCAACTGATAAAAATCCTGGATTTAAAGCTTCAAATAGTGAAATTCACGGAACACCATTAAGAATTGAAATTGGTGCTAAAGAAGCTCAAACAAAAGAAATTACCCTTATTAGAAGAGATACACTTGAAAAACAAACAATTAAATTTGATAAATCAATTAAATTAACAATTAATAAATTATTTAATGATATTCATAAAAATTTATACGACCAAGCACAAAAAAGAATGTTAGATAATATAGTTACAACAAATGATTATCAAGAATTTAAACAAAAAATAGCAGAAGGGAAATGAGTTATCATTCCATTTTGTGGTGATGAAGCAGCTGAAGAATTTATTCAGCAAGAAACAGGAGCCACAGCACGTTGTATTCCATTTAAAGACCCAATTAAGATTAATAAAAAATCAAGTTGTGTAATTGATGGAACAGAAACAAAAAGAAATGTAATTTTTGCAAAATCTTACTAA
- a CDS encoding thioredoxin family protein, protein MLKVVKKDDKLDLSGPKNMVLFTATWCGMCSMFKPVVEEFVSKHDEVVVYSVDVDENRELAREYGVTSIPSYYIIENDKMVDSKVGFIPLPQLEKLVLG, encoded by the coding sequence ATGCTAAAAGTAGTTAAAAAAGATGATAAATTAGATCTATCAGGACCAAAAAACATGGTGTTATTTACAGCAACATGATGTGGAATGTGTTCAATGTTTAAACCTGTTGTTGAAGAATTTGTCTCAAAACATGATGAAGTAGTTGTTTACTCTGTTGATGTTGATGAAAATCGTGAATTAGCAAGAGAATATGGTGTTACTTCAATACCAAGTTACTACATTATTGAAAATGATAAAATGGTAGATTCAAAAGTCGGATTTATTCCTTTACCACAATTAGAAAAATTAGTTTTAGGTTAA
- a CDS encoding Cof-type HAD-IIB family hydrolase, with amino-acid sequence MEFRPQAIFVDLDGTLVDLKNNNISTLNITTIQNINKKIPCFISTGRGLSKSLLETTNMLGLNYGIAQNGAIIFDKVGNIIKKHTINKASYLNIIDLLTAAKFSFIINSQKIIYSDTLLSKIIKFFKKEYIVQKNLQAKNIDEVTKILVISSKIKRLAELKKLLLKEFIDINVVSIANNHALEITDINATKGKANSFICSLINIDPLKAIHIGDSMNDASVIHYLGGLIAMKNANPELKKLATIIGFHHKKSGVAKTLNKLIKL; translated from the coding sequence ATGGAATTTAGACCGCAAGCTATATTTGTTGATTTAGATGGCACATTAGTTGATCTAAAAAATAATAATATTAGTACCTTAAACATAACTACGATACAAAATATAAACAAAAAAATACCTTGTTTTATTTCAACTGGTCGTGGTCTTAGTAAAAGTTTATTAGAAACTACTAATATGTTAGGTTTAAATTATGGTATTGCTCAAAATGGTGCAATTATTTTTGATAAAGTGGGAAATATAATAAAAAAACACACAATTAATAAAGCATCTTATTTAAATATCATTGATTTACTAACTGCGGCAAAATTTTCTTTTATTATTAACTCACAAAAAATTATATATTCAGATACTTTATTATCAAAAATTATCAAGTTTTTTAAAAAAGAATATATAGTCCAAAAAAATTTACAAGCTAAAAATATTGATGAAGTAACTAAAATATTAGTTATTTCATCAAAAATAAAACGATTAGCAGAATTAAAAAAACTTTTATTAAAAGAATTTATTGATATTAATGTTGTATCCATTGCAAACAATCATGCATTAGAAATTACTGATATAAATGCAACAAAAGGTAAAGCAAATAGTTTTATTTGTTCATTAATAAATATTGATCCTCTTAAAGCTATTCATATTGGTGATAGTATGAATGATGCAAGTGTAATACATTATTTGGGTGGATTAATAGCAATGAAAAATGCAAATCCTGAATTAAAAAAACTTGCAACAATAATAGGTTTTCATCACAAAAAATCTGGTGTTGCAAAGACATTAAATAAATTAATAAAATTATAA
- a CDS encoding DUF4231 domain-containing protein, which yields MITSNPIEFIDNIKSSLQKKVWVYSFWYYFLNIIIMLISLIISILGSIQLYNNFDGFGDWRKYVLITTAISAGITFLTSLISFFVLNKKINKYKIRINKINLETLLWKEKIGEYKHKNRDLNFFKQVAEICNLKWQGVENEQ from the coding sequence ATGATAACAAGTAATCCAATTGAATTTATCGATAATATTAAAAGTAGTTTGCAAAAAAAAGTTTGAGTTTATTCATTTTGATATTATTTTTTAAATATTATAATAATGCTAATTTCTTTAATTATTAGTATTTTAGGATCAATTCAATTATATAATAACTTCGATGGATTTGGAGATTGAAGAAAATATGTTTTAATAACTACTGCAATAAGTGCTGGTATTACTTTTTTAACTTCATTAATTAGTTTTTTTGTATTAAATAAAAAAATCAATAAATATAAAATTAGAATTAATAAGATTAATTTAGAAACATTACTATGAAAAGAAAAAATCGGTGAATATAAACATAAAAATAGAGATTTAAATTTCTTTAAACAAGTAGCAGAAATTTGTAATTTAAAATGACAAGGGGTAGAAAATGAACAATAA
- the hrcA gene encoding heat-inducible transcriptional repressor HrcA, whose amino-acid sequence MEQINFKEKDILKKIIDIYIETGQPVGSQFLGEKFKMDCSSATIRNVMHNLEKKGYLQKNHTSSGRIPSIQGLEYYAKYLAYNPQKYLEDKLQDILAKRRLNIDTTIEQAAHVISEVAGLTLITTSNNSTEVLKSIQLTVLNNYSAIIVLITSTGRVESKVFNFDNNKIDIEDVRIAVKLFKDRLVDTPLIELSSRAYALIPMFSAKVKNYELIIQEFIKNIFVFKEESVSKIYNKNQIILSHDISREKIVEILDFVEHHSVWEALENELDEDSSIRFDIKQPNISLISKKIEFENEKNIKEVTIIGSSRMDYSKAFDTLDTVEKLLKKDL is encoded by the coding sequence ATGGAACAAATTAATTTTAAAGAAAAGGATATTTTAAAAAAAATTATTGATATTTATATCGAAACTGGACAACCTGTGGGTTCACAATTTTTAGGTGAAAAATTCAAAATGGACTGTTCTAGTGCAACAATAAGAAATGTAATGCATAATTTAGAAAAAAAAGGTTATTTACAAAAAAATCACACAAGTAGTGGAAGAATTCCCTCAATTCAAGGATTAGAATATTATGCAAAATATTTAGCATACAATCCACAAAAATATTTAGAAGATAAGCTACAAGATATTTTAGCTAAAAGAAGATTAAATATTGATACAACAATTGAACAAGCAGCTCATGTTATAAGTGAAGTAGCAGGTTTAACTTTAATAACTACATCTAATAACTCAACTGAAGTATTAAAAAGCATTCAATTAACAGTTTTAAATAATTATTCTGCTATTATTGTTTTAATTACTAGTACTGGAAGAGTAGAATCTAAAGTATTTAACTTTGATAATAACAAAATAGATATAGAGGATGTTAGAATAGCAGTGAAATTATTTAAGGATAGATTAGTTGATACACCATTAATTGAACTATCATCTCGAGCTTATGCTCTTATTCCTATGTTTTCTGCTAAAGTTAAAAATTATGAACTAATAATTCAAGAATTTATTAAAAATATTTTTGTTTTTAAAGAAGAAAGTGTATCAAAAATATATAATAAAAATCAAATTATTTTAAGTCATGATATTTCTAGAGAAAAAATTGTTGAAATATTAGATTTTGTTGAACATCATTCAGTTTGAGAGGCATTAGAAAATGAATTAGATGAAGATAGTAGTATAAGATTTGATATAAAACAACCTAATATTAGTTTAATATCTAAAAAAATAGAATTTGAAAATGAAAAAAATATTAAAGAAGTAACTATAATTGGTTCTTCAAGAATGGATTATTCTAAAGCATTTGATACTTTAGACACTGTTGAAAAATTACTTAAAAAGGATTTATAA
- the grpE gene encoding nucleotide exchange factor GrpE produces the protein MEKNNEIILKEFDTITLNIISKKENDKQLNETKKVILGFHEIDSFIEKYLLETKNFILHKQYKLQHPDLKTKYIIEIIGVFAPGKTRQEERKIIQTLKQKVNEQNLQIAEYITKIFSYEQELNQKQEEFKKIAADLQQKAQTEINKFRQQNSEQTKKEIEDIKKYALQDFFEDFLLSLNNLEIAIHTGLKSQNPEVSAYTKGFLMLLNKIQNTLEDYGITKIVAEVGDMFDANIHQIFDFDDQGVEKEMILKLKSPGYKLHDRVLKPALVIVQK, from the coding sequence ATGGAAAAAAATAATGAAATAATTTTAAAAGAATTTGATACTATTACACTAAATATAATTTCAAAAAAAGAAAATGATAAACAATTAAATGAAACTAAAAAAGTTATTTTAGGTTTTCATGAAATTGATTCTTTTATTGAAAAATATTTATTAGAAACTAAAAATTTTATTTTACATAAACAATATAAATTACAACACCCTGATTTAAAAACTAAATATATAATTGAAATTATAGGAGTATTTGCACCTGGTAAAACAAGACAAGAAGAAAGAAAAATAATTCAAACGTTAAAACAAAAAGTAAATGAGCAAAATTTACAAATTGCAGAATATATTACTAAAATATTTTCTTATGAACAAGAACTAAATCAAAAACAAGAAGAATTTAAAAAAATAGCTGCTGATTTACAACAAAAAGCACAAACTGAAATTAATAAATTTAGACAACAAAATTCTGAACAAACAAAAAAAGAAATTGAAGACATTAAAAAATATGCATTACAAGATTTTTTTGAAGATTTTCTTTTATCTTTAAATAATTTAGAAATTGCAATTCATACTGGTCTAAAATCTCAAAATCCTGAAGTTTCAGCTTATACTAAAGGTTTTTTAATGTTATTAAATAAAATTCAAAATACATTAGAAGATTATGGTATTACCAAAATAGTTGCAGAAGTGGGAGATATGTTTGATGCTAATATTCATCAAATATTTGATTTTGATGACCAAGGTGTTGAAAAAGAAATGATTTTAAAATTAAAATCTCCTGGATATAAATTACACGACCGTGTTTTAAAACCTGCACTTGTTATTGTCCAAAAATAA